tttccttaTTCATCATTTATATTGTTttgatattattgttattattaattTTTTCTTAATGTAGACTTACCAACTTTTTTAAACTGTTTACtgttaactattgtattgtttaaactaagtcgctttggacaaaagcgtctgctaaattcaATAAACATAAAcccataaatataaacataccaCTCCAAATTCCTCAAGATCCCCTTTTCCTTCTTCCATAGTGACAAAGTCTCCACTCTGTGTCCTGTGTAAGGAAAGACGACCCTTCTTAGACCTCTTGTTAGGATCTGCTACAGGATCCTTAAACACGTTCacctgaagaaaaaaaagttaaaattatTCAAAGTTGAATTATTCAAAGTTGAAATCATAATGAAGACTACATTTTCCGTTTGCAACAGgttttgcgtatgtgtgtgaaaaacaaaaatggtGACAATAGTGGGTAGAGGGGCAagctcccccccccacacacacacaccatttcatcaccccccttccacacaccccattactccctcccccacacaccccataaattcccccccacacacacaccataccccccaagtacacacacacaggaacacccctcccccacacccaAGATTACCCTCCACATAGACataccaacaccccccccccccccccttaaacaACCATTTCatcttcaaccccccccccccacacacacacacaaaccataccccccaagtacacacacacaggaacacccctcccccacacccaAGATTACCCTCCACATAGACATACCAACACCCCCCCCTTAAACAACCATTTCatcttcaacccccccccccccacacacacacacacacacacacaatttcatcaTCCCCCCTCCCGCACACCCCATTACTTTTATTAATTCTTAAAAGTTAAGCTGATTCCTGAGCAACATAATTTCATTACTTATAATTGATTTCatgagtacatgacaataaactactTGAGCTTGAAGCTGTAACCCCACACACCCCATCaatcccccccaacacacacaccatgacaacatacaccccccccccccaacacacacaccatgacaacatacacacaccccccccccccccccccaacttgaACTTGAAGCTGTAACCCCAGTCTTACCCCCAGTCCATTGGTCACCACATAACTGCACTTGAAGGAGCAGTTGAGCAGGTCCCTGGTGAGCTTCTGCAGGAGAGCCCCTCCTGAGCCAAAGGCGATGTTCTCAATGCTCCACTTGTGCTCCACCATGCCTTCCACAATCTAGGGGAGGACACAGTTGGGACACAGAAATATGTATGATGAAACTTGCTATAGATTTTCAATGGGCAAGATTGGGTCACCAATCATGGCAAGTTCAACTGTTTAAAAGAGAATTAAGTGCACTATCCTATAATCCTTTTGTGTTTAATCAAAGGCAATCAATTTTAAATTGTACTGCTGTATGATAATCCAACACACTATCTATATAATAAGCATAAGACATCCTTTTTGCATAGAACTAGGGAAACTAGAAAGGTTTTACATATCAGTAAATGTTGATATGGTGCAAAACAGGTTAAAGTTTGAACACCAATTTTGTCTCACAATAACCCCCTTACATTATTACACATACATGAAAGGAATGTCCTCGTCCCTATGGCTGTGAATTAAAGGGTAACACTGGAGAACGTGCAGTTTACCCTTTGCCCCAGTAGGTGGTGGTAATGTACTAAAATGTTGGCCTGCTATAGGCTAGTTGCACGAGTCACTCTTGGTGAGCCCGTTTGTTTTTCCGATGGAGCCAGGCCAGGTGTGTGTAAACCTGCCACTATTtataatgtaattagtgtctacacgggCCTGGTTGGTTGTTGCACCTACTAATAAAGGTGTATACGTAAAGACCAGCATATTCCGTACCTCCTGCAGTGTGTTGATGTCCACCCCATCTCCTTGAATGACCCTGATGTAGGGAGGAAGCAGTTTGTATCCCTTAGAGTTCTCCTTGGCAGGGAACTTCTTGCCCAAAATCTCCAGTACCTACAGAATGAGAGGCAGTGGCTGATAAGAGGCATCCCTCTTTGCTTTCATTCATCTCTACAGAACATTGCATAATGGAAAATGGAAAATgcgcatttatatagcgcttttacACTCCTCCGAGCACAATGCTTCACAATGTCATGCTTCAtattcacccattcacacacacacactcacaaactcacacaccaaTGGCGTAGGTTGGCATGGAAAGTACCAACTTGCACATCAGGAGCACTTTTGGGGTTAAATGTCTTACTCAAGGACACTTCGACAGGGTCAGGAGGAGTTGGGCTCAAACCAGGCAACCTTCCGGTTGCTGGAcgactcctctacctcctgagcCGCTGCCGCCCAAGATCTCTGTGTCCTCGGCAGGCCCCAACCGGGCTGCCATGATGGGCCATACCTTCAGCACGGTGTCCAGTGGGTTCCCCGAGTCCGGCCGCACGACCAGCGGAGCGTCAGCACTCCGCTTCTCAATCAGGTGCCGGAGGTCCTCGCCCCAGATCTTCTCGCAGGCATTGTAGATGTCGTAGCTGTCGCTGACGATGGACACGGGCACGGAGGGGAACTGTTTGATGATGTGCTCGAAGGCGTCTTTCTCGTGATCCTTTCCCCAGGCGGTGATGGTGCTGCGGATGCAATTTCGAGTGCAAAGAAAAGTGAGACATCGTTCAAAAAAAGTCGGCGAACCAGAACAGACTAAATGTGCAGGAGATTCACCACTAGAGGGAGGGACAGCACCTCAGAATGAAGCGATAACAGACCATCCTcttagagaagaaaaaaaaacgtaatACTCTCTCAAACAGACAAAAGTAAACAAACTTAGTAATGCTACTACTTGGAACAAGGAAGGCATCTCTTAAACACTAATCAGTCCACCCAATCCACAGGAATGGCGTGCGGTGTTACGTAATGGGGCCAGTGACAGCTTTGGCTGAACATCCATAATGCACTGGACTCGATGAAGGGTGCACTCATGCTGCAGTAACTGTTGTCAATGCAGAGATTGGTTTTGTGTGCAGATTTGGGGCCTCAGAGTGGAGTCAGAGATAGCATCACAAAGACCACATCCATGGTATATACTGGTACCTACTTAACTTATGTAAGTGGACACTTCAACACTAGAACTGTCACAACGGTCATTTTGACCGTTTGATAAGTTGTATGTACAATGACTTTGTTTAAGAAAAAACAAGACTTAAAAAAAAGATGGCTGCTTATGGCAGTTCTATTATGAAATTGTGGAACCTTTCTAGGGTTAAGTCAACAGCCACCTAGTGCAGTAAACTGAACTTCAGTTTCGCATTCTATATGCACCAGCAAGACGAGGTCAGTTTCGCATTCTATATGCACCAGCAAGACGAGGTCAGGAATGAGGTCACATAGATATCACATGTTGTGGATCGTTACAACCAACCATATCAGACTGGCCATGATGGTACAAACCCTTTTTCATAGCAGTTTCTCATTTTACAAACGCATTAATTTTTCTCATAATTTAAAGATAAAGGAGATTGCCCTTCTGTTTTTCTGTTGTTGTCACAAATGGTCTGATGCCTTTTACATATGAAGCTGTAAGCACTGTGAGAAGCAAATCATTCTATTCTCACAAGACAGCAATTATGCCCATCACAGAGACTAACAACTGATTACAGACTGGGtccagggttcctacacatgttccatttcaaaattccatactttttctaTAAAGTACTATACTCAAATTTCAAAATTTCTGTATTCTCAACATTGCGGCCACTTCTGGTTTGGGATAACTCGGTAAAAACTTGGTCATTTTTCTATGAGCCGGCTGGCAGTTTGTACTGGCACTCACTCATTCCAGCTGCCCTTAACTTCAGACTGTAACACTTTTACCATTCTATCCAGCGCATCATAGTTTTCAATTAATAAACACAACTACAAGGTTTTGTTTTCACAGAGACTGCTTTATGTCAAAAGGAAATGTTGTTACCGCAATGTCGAGAATTTGacctcaaagaaaaaaaaaaaaagaaagtagggGCCCTAACTTAAATTAAGTCTAAAGTTGAAAATTAGTCGATCAGTTGAACGCTCCCACATGATACAATAGCTTTAGTTCATGCATTAGACATGTTAGCCATTGACTCAGAGACATATTTCCAGCAATGGGAAAGTGCAAAGTCAATGTTTATTATTTAAATAAATGATTTTAAAGTTATGTTAATGTAACATAATATGCTACTATGTTACAGAAGCCTGTGAAAAGATATGGGCGCCATAAGACACATTTTACCATTTTAGATCAATAGCTAACCAggctttattatttattattaacttgTTAGCCCTCAGAAAACTCATACGTGGATCATTTTCGTTGAGGAAGCGCTGTGTTGGAAGGTCCAGTCACATTTTTAGTTCTACGTAGacacagcatagcctacatatgataGAGACTAGTTCATTGCTGGCAGGGGCCTTAGAAATCACCTGTAATCAACTGTTTATCAGATAATGCAGTATCCATGTCTTGGTAACTTTTACACAAGTGCACAATGGTGCAGGGCACTTGCATAGACTAGGGATTCTCAATTTGGTTTTGGAGCCAGAGTCTCCTTGTGGGAAAGACATTTTTCTGAGGACCCCCATATAATCGTATATTGACGATGTGGACTGACAGTTAtgctacacaacagtaggaatggaTCATTGTGACCGGAGTGAAGTGATTAGTGCTGTAGATGCAATAGTCTGgtaacacaaatatttctccatcTTCAtgttttttccatacttatctAGAACTGGAAATTCCTTAAGTCAAATTCCAAACTTTTAGGAACCCTGTGGGTCTTTGGCATGACTTTTAGAGGCTTACACGGTTTACAGGTAACACGATTAGACCATCAGTCAACAATTCCCACACAAGGGAGATGCTACAGTAACTTCATGTATGGCTTACACAAATTTCTAATGTGTTTCGTAGTCTGAGATTTTTTTCGATTGAGAGTCTGTAAAccttatttaaaaaacaaaacaaaaaaacactaagTTACAGGCTATGTAGCCTGGATGGACTTgcaaacatgcacatatacagcaTCTAATGACAATTGTGGCTATGTAGCTTTATTAGAGGATAATGCTAATGCCAGATAGATAATTTGAAGACTTTAGAGACTGCGCCAATATTTTGTTCCATAATTATGAGTGGCCTATCAAATGTTTCAGATTTCCAAAAGCCATCCTAGAAATCAGTGCTGAATGGGTTTGAATACTGTAGTTCATTCTAAAGTTACAGGGTGCACGACGGAGGGTCTGTTGGGACACGATTAATTTGATGtcagattttgtttttctttttttatctacATCTGCAATTGTATTGATGGTTCAATAGACTATCAGAACACTGTGATGCAAACCTCCTTACAAACTTCCAGACTGAccgaaaccttttttttttgagcCATTTAATTCCAAATGACACAGAGGTAAAATTTGTTATTTAGCCATTTCATTGGATATGAGCACTTCAACCTCGCATTCGCAGGACATTTTGCAACGTTTGTACATTTGCTGCTCTTAATGAAATTTTGGACTGGGTCTGAATTACGAGTTGGATAAAATGAGGGTAattgagaaggagggagggtggagtgttgtgcttgtatgtgtgttcaatTTCACTTTGATTGGGATGTACAACGACAAGTTGTGTGGAATACTGTGTGCGCAGTTTCATACACCTGAACCTTTTCAGTGCATATACAGCTTTCCAGTTTTACATGTACGAAACGTTTTAGAATAAAATTCAAGTCTTTGCACATGAGCCCCTATACATTTTGAAAACATCTGATCCAATAAGCAACCTTTTCTAGCTAAGCTGAATCAGTTTAAACTTTGTAAACTTTTTGTAAACTTTGTTATGATCTGTAGACATTTCAGAGTCTTTTAACAAGTTAGAAATGTCTCTACCTTAAAGatctgtgtttgtatctgtgagGATTGGTCAACAAAACCTTGTTCCAGTTATGGAAGTCCTAATAGTGATGTAATAGCAGACAGCAGGGCGAGCTGAACTATAGCAGACTTCCATGCTTGTTTGCCCTTTAAATGTTAAGAAGCGAGATTAACGTCTGGCAAAGTCAGAATAGCCTTCCTCTTCTATATTACCAGCTTAGTCACTGGGTCAATGTTAAACATAAATTAGACATGACTTCATTTGCTGTGCATTtggaggctgctgctgctgaggtcCCTGAGGCGACTACCACCCACCTGTGTTCCGCAGCTGGCACAGAGAACCCAGGCACAGGGTCCTTGGTTCCATAGAACTTCTTGATCACACCAATTCCGGCCACCGTGTCTGTTCCTTTGAAGTTTACCAAGTGTGCTGAGGCACCAATCCCAGCCGTCTGAGGGAATGAGGGAAGTACGCAAGACCAAGGCAATGTTAATGTGTAATTAAAGATTTGTTGATAATGAATTGATGATTAATCAACTAATTATTGATCATTTTTTGATTATTGTCTAATGAAGTCTTGCTTACCTCTTGTGAAGACACGCCTCTGTAGCCGAAGTCATGGAGTTTGTATTCCAGACCCTCCAGATTCCCAGATGTTTCCATCAGGTACTTGGCCAAAATCTTTTTTTGTTCCCGCGAGTTGGTTGCCACAGTGATGGGGTACCAGATCTGGACAAGGATGGTCTGCAAGTGGGGAGAAATATTGTGCAGAAGGGGATAATAGAACTGGTAAGTTTGTGTTGATGAAACACTGGGCTCTTctccacgcccccccccccccccctatctcCCACCAACACACCCCACCCTCTTCTCATTCCAAGTTTGATTTCCCAATATGTGGACAAAGCCTGTTGTCTCCAAGTGAAGTCAGCTGGAACTTAAATTTAAAGCTGACTTCCAGCACCCCTTTATCCTCCTGGGGATTCCAGTGAGCTTGGGTCAGGGCGGCTGTGTCAACAGGGGCAAAGGGAGGGTTGCTGGGTGGGCGGGAACACCGCATTCCCTTGCTGGGTCGGAGGACCTGTCGCAAGGCAGGTCGGTGGATGTGCAAAACCTTTTGTTCAGCGTCAGCCagcaaaatgaaaatattatgatacagcaaaaaaaatgaacaaaacacacatacacacacagggcctcAATGACAAAACTTGTCCAGGTGCCACTCTACGACAATCATCAAAAACTGCTCGCCGCCACATTCCTGAAATAACCAGAATTTCTCGTGCCAGCGCAAACAGAAATGAGCTTCCGTTCCCACTATGGAAGCTGTTCATAGTTGCTCAATGTTGGCAACCGTTTACTGCTGAAGCACAACTGTATGGGAGCCAAAGAATGGTACAATGGTGAGATGTATCGGAAAGCAGTTTGCTTGCCAACCTTTTTGACCACCCTGCAGTGGGAGATTAGAGAATTAGCTTAAAGCACATTGTCACACAGGCCTGTGTCATCTACAGTATGGAAGGAGAAACTCTACACGCAGTATTTTCAGAGCaattagcccatttcacaagatATTGCCACcgtttattatacggctcttcacaatgcaagtagaacgctccattgacttgaataggATTTCACAAAGTTCTACCGGTCATTATTTTCGTCTAAGGACCTCTAAATAATgactgctgtcaatggcaactgattttcattcaaaagtgaaggtAAACCACCAACTTCCGCTGGAATTTCAAAGCTATCACTACCTTGCCGTCAGTCTACTGTCAACAAAGAGATTGATTAAAAATGCAGCATCAATTTTGCCGAGGTTTAGGTTAGAAAATGTTATAGTTGTAGAAAGCCACTTGCACAACAGCACAATCCACAGGAAGGACAGGAAAAGGAAGACGTTTTACCTGATCCTGATACCTGCCAAGGTATCAATAACCTCAACGAGGCCGGACACTTGTGAAATAGGCTTATTAAGGCAACATTCAAACTATAAGAAATCGTGTTAATATCAAAACGTATGGGTAGGGTGTCTCAATGATCTCAGTCTATAGCTCAAATGGGCTATAATGGGCTCACTACAACTATTTGTGATCGTCAGTATAATCCAACAGGCGACAGATCGACCCAGCAGGCCTTGAATTTAAAGGGGCACAGGGATTAGTAGAATACTAAATTTGGTAAACTCTCTGTGCCAGTGGCTCATTCCTCCAGTGGTGAGATTTGGCCCCACCCATGGCATTGATTTCCAACTGTTTTGCATCTATGGAGGTGAAGCGAAAATACTCCAACACTTTTAAAaccaatgtgttgaaaacagcacaacaacacatctctgtgtccagatagggataacacagtttgtgttgtttcctttttttatttgttacacaaaatgtgttgaaaattaCCAACTTGCATTGAaatacaacacaacttgcgttgttttttaacacatctctgtgtccagatagggacaacacattcgttttatgAGTGAAGGACCTGGATAGGAGACCTCCACAGAGATGTAAGTGCCTTTAAACAAGGTGTTACGGGTCACACTTACAACATAAAACATTTCCTTTCCTTCTATCAGAGATATATTCTTTAGGAAATGTGGACATTCACTCTTTCACACTTTCTTTCACGGCAAAATTCACAGCTATTTTGTGATAGCTAGTATGGTCGTACAAAACACCGACTCACCAAGCTGCTCAAGCTTCAAGGTCTAACAAATGACTTGCATTTAAAGAGAAACAGAGGTTGGCAAaagattcaactttattaacTCCACGTCTGCCAGCACCGAGGTTGATTTCTGAGATTAAGCAATGGCCATGACCCCACCCATGGTACTGATTTCCATCTGTTTTGCATCTAGTTAGCTGAAGCCGAAATACATCCAGATCCACATAGGATGGAGTTCAATGAAGCTGAAGCCTTTGGCCAATCTATTGCCCCAGAGCAGTTATGAAAAGAGTTGGAGCAAAAAGTTGGAGCGATAGCTTTGTTGTCTTCTTGTTTTACTGAGCAGGACATGCTCACCTTCCACCCAGAGAATCAAGCACTCCTGACCCACATAagtagtgatgtgtgtgtccatacagAAAGCACAGGAGGTTATTTAATACAAAGTGTTACATAAATGGTGCCCTTTTATTCATCGGTCACAGTACTTTTTCTTTTTAAGACATCAAATCCAGAAGTGGCTCTTTAGTAACACTGTTGTACTTTGGTATATTGTTGGTCTGCCAACTGTGAAGgacaatatataggctacaacataaaaggtaacatttttatttttatcgaTTAATAACAGGTCCACAAACAACAGTGAGCATTTCTGATACCATATTGTATACTCCAAAATTGACAATCTAAAATGAAAGCTTTTTATGAGGAATGATTAAACCTAAGCACTCACTACCCTTAAAAATCCCTCAAGTTGCTTCCTTCCACAAACGTTGCCCTCCCCAAAACTATAACATGCCTCCCTTTGGTTGCTATGGAGTTACAGTACATGTTCAAAAATCCTGAATCCAAGAGTTCCCTGTGTGGTAGGCTACTCTGCTAACACAACCTTGACATATTTGCAGTATTACGATAAGATCCAATGTGAAAACACACATGATTAGGCCAATGTTTCCTCATCACATAATAAGACAAGGGTAAATGACCACTGTTACAATGTGCTAGACCTTGATTAAATTTGCCGCACCCATGACTAGGTGACTAGGTTAAACAATCACACATTTATAGATAATAGAAATGCATGATCTATACATGTGCTATGAGAATCACGGCTTGTGTTCAATCTGACCAGATGGACAGCCCTACAAGCAcgctctcttccccccccccctctctgtctccctctctcaccctccctcagTGTTTCCAGCGGATACTTCAGACCTCTCTGCCTCACTGGTGCAGATGGCAGTCACACGCTCCAAAACTGGCGGCCAATTACAATATAATGTGCCCTCGTGACTCAAATCAGCAACTCCTCACATTCCCAGTGAGCCAAAATGGCCTCTGACACTCACTCCCCCCCACATGCAGTTTCATTCCCAGTGAGCCAAAATGGCTGCTGACACTCACTCCCCCCAACATGCAGTTTCATTCCACAGAAGCAACCTCCCACCTGTCACAGGACCAACactgtcattcattcattagagCCACAAACAACAAAGGAGGCCAAGAGGGGAACCTGCCATTCATCACGTTTCTTTCAAGGGCAGAATGGCGGAAGCCAAGGGCCCGTGATGACGCAGTGTGTTTCATGTTCCAAGGGCAGATGAGCGTGTGCTATATTTACCAGCTGTGCCAGactacacatgtgtgtgtgtgtgtgtgtgtgtgtgtgtgtgtctgtctctcactctagAGGCCTTTAGAAGCGGAACGAAACAGCGTCGTGTCACAGGTCGGAGGGAGGCAAAACAAATCTGCACAGTCATTCTGATCTGGTAGTCTAGGGTGGGGCAGGACAGGACTGAAACCACAACAAACACATGAGGACACAACTGTCTGGGATGGAGTCTGTGCATTTAGCTTTGTGCATGCAGCACAATCATGGTGACtgagacacgtttttttttttttattgcttcATAGTACACTGACACCAAGAACTGCAGCTAAGGCAAACTTTGGAAGTCTACATTAAAAGaaaggagaggcagaggaaagGTACCTGGAgtaatttgtttttgttgtattttgttttaATACCAGTTATTCTCTTCTTTATAGTctggtgtttatgtgtttatacaCGTGTGTGC
This portion of the Alosa sapidissima isolate fAloSap1 chromosome 22, fAloSap1.pri, whole genome shotgun sequence genome encodes:
- the nampt1 gene encoding nicotinamide phosphoribosyltransferase is translated as MEHRDNDFNILLATDSYKVTHYKQYPPNTSKVYSYFECREKKTDPTKTRKVKYEKTVFYGLQYILHKYLKGKVVTPAKIQEAKEVYREHFQDDVFNEKGWNYILEKYNGHLPIEIKAVPEGSVIPRGNVLFTVESTDPECYWLTNWVETILVQIWYPITVATNSREQKKILAKYLMETSGNLEGLEYKLHDFGYRGVSSQETAGIGASAHLVNFKGTDTVAGIGVIKKFYGTKDPVPGFSVPAAEHSTITAWGKDHEKDAFEHIIKQFPSVPVSIVSDSYDIYNACEKIWGEDLRHLIEKRSADAPLVVRPDSGNPLDTVLKVLEILGKKFPAKENSKGYKLLPPYIRVIQGDGVDINTLQEIVEGMVEHKWSIENIAFGSGGALLQKLTRDLLNCSFKCSYVVTNGLGVNVFKDPVADPNKRSKKGRLSLHRTQSGDFVTMEEGKGDLEEFGVDLLHTVFQNGKIVKTYTFDDVRENAKLKESELESSFTELSHSGVLSGPPQTPPLPPPPTHTHTHPFTPPSLSQKASAPPPHPSHTLLYRGREYWSLSPLRALGLRTADSDRKREGRRREGERERGRERESMSE